Proteins encoded in a region of the Melospiza georgiana isolate bMelGeo1 chromosome 2, bMelGeo1.pri, whole genome shotgun sequence genome:
- the MPC2 gene encoding mitochondrial pyruvate carrier 2, whose protein sequence is MAAAAAGLRASYHRMLDRIELMLPPRFRPFYNHPAGPKTVFFWAPIMKWGLVGAGLADMARPAEKLSTAQSAVLMATGLIWSRYSLVIIPKNWSLFAVNFFVGCAGASQLFRIWRYNQELKAQKQMQ, encoded by the exons atggccgccgccgccgcgggacTCCGCGCCTCCTACCACCGCATGCTCGACCGCATCGAGCTCATGCTGCCGCCGCGGTTCCGGCCCTTCTACAACCACCCGGCGG GTCCCAAAACAGTGTTTTTCTGGGCACCTATTATGAAATGG GGCTTGGTGGGGGCTGGACTGGCTGACATGGCCAGACCAGCAGAgaagctcagcacagcacagtctGCAGTTCTCATGGCCACAG GCCTTATTTGGTCAAGGTACTCCCTGGTGATTATCCCTAAAAACTGGAGTCTGTTTGCTGTGAACTtctttgttggctgtgctggtgcttcCCAGCTTTTCCGAATATGGAG GTATAATCAGGAGCTAAAAGCACAAAAGCAAATGCAATAA